From the genome of Cervus elaphus chromosome 7, mCerEla1.1, whole genome shotgun sequence:
GGAAAGGCCTGGACTCCCCCGACCTCACACCCGCACACGCGGGCCACCTGCAGAAGACGCCTGGTGCCTGCAGCTCGGTTGTTCTCGGGCCCCACCGTCACTCACCTTTGGCCCTGGCGCACCCCGAGCCTGGACGCCACTGGACACGGCTGGGTGGGGCGATGCGCACTGGGTCCCGGCGGGCCGGCTGCGGGGCTCTGGGGCCGGGCGCTGACCAGTGTCCCCTCCTCCCCGCAGCGTACCTGGTGGAGGCCGTGAGAGCAGCGGGCAAGTGCGATGCGGTCTTTAAGGGCTTTTCAGACTGTTTGCTCAAGCTGGGCGACAGCATGGCCAACTACCCGCAGGGCCTGGACGACAAGACGAACATCAAGACCGTGTGCACGTAAGTGTCCTCTCTGTTGCGAGGGGTTTccgtgctgggggtggggggtgggttgcAGAGGAGGGAGGGCGCCTCGCCTCCCGCCTGAGTTCTGTATTTGGCACCAGCGCGAAGCCTCCTCGCCTTCTGCCTCCCACCCTCAGGCTTTGGCTGGGGCCTGCCCTGCCCAAGGGGACCCTGTGGCCTGGAATGGGCAGAGGAGGATCCTTTCCTCGGGGCCCAGTCCCACTCTCCGCAGCCTGACCCGCGTGCACACAGGTGCGCCACACACTGGAACCGCTGGACCCGGGGTGAGGGGGCAAGGAGAGCTGCCGGCAGCTCCTCTCCACGCTTAGAagccctcttcctcttcctcccctgctGCGCGTATGAGCACTTCAACCTAGACCTTTGGTTTGGCTTGAGGGGCGTTTTAGGTAGTTCTACCAGTTTTGCCTAGAAGGAAAAGAACTCCCCTACTTTGTCCCCTTCCTCTAATAAAACTCCGCTCTGGCACAGGCCAAGAAACTTCACTGGCAGCAAGTGAGTGCAgatccctctttctctttctatgagagaaactgaaagaatattttattttgggcCGATGGCTTTGCCCAAATGTCTAGTAACCATCTCTGCAGAGTTTATAGCCCATTTGGAGCTTTAGGGTAGCTATCCTCCTTGCTTATCCCCCCACTTCCTGCATCTGTAAGGTGTCCCCAGCCCAGGGCAGCTCAGGGCCCAACAAGGACCAAGAAGGAGTTCATGCCAGGCCCAGGGGTGTTTGCCCAGAGGCTGGCTAGAAAGCACAGCTCCCACTGGCAAACGAGGGTAGCACTTGCTGTGGAGGATCAGCCACATCTCAGCTAAGGCAGACCTTAGAAATACCCCCATCTTCTgcaagacacatgcacacacactttcattttatttttcaaaaacagttgTAACCCTTCCCACGCCCATCACGGCCCTTCCAATACAGCCCAGGCAAAAGGTGTTCCTTGTTTCCCATAGGTTGCAGTGACCACTTTCCGCACCCTCCTTTGTATACTCTGaagtccttcctctctccctaaTTCCTTGGGGGTGGCACATTATTTGTTAACACTGAGTAATTCGATGGGGGTGTATTTTGCTACACACTTTCTTCAATACCCTGCTGTCCACCAGAAGCCACAGCAGCCAAGGGACAAAAGGCTGGGTCTGGGATGCATACCCACCTGCTTTAATCCTAAATGTCTGATGACAGGGAAGAAAGTACCTATAAAGACGGGCAAAGGCGTAAGTAGAGATCAGCTCTCAATTCCTCCATCGTTTGCCAGAATTTAATTACTCCAAGCTGTTGGTTTTTTAGCAGGAAAATGGACATGGGGTGGGGGACCGTCCTGGAGGTGGCAGACCACAGCTGGGTCTGAAGGCCACCTCCTCTCAGTTCTggtacttagtcgctcagccgtgccgactctgcaactccatggaccacagcctgccaggctcctctgtccatggggattctccaggcaaaaatactggagtgggttgccaagccctcctccaggggatcttcccgacccagagatggaacccaggtctcccgcattgcaggctgattttttaccatctgaacccccagggaagcccagctcctcTCAGACCCACCTGGATTCTGTCCTCCTCTGCCCAGTCTCTCTTCCAGGAAGACCTGGTCCCCATCTGGGCATGCATAAAGAAAGGAGAGATTGAAATCTCCTTTGGGAGGGAGGTGTAATTACTCAGAGAGCTGTCCTGCCGCCTCTCCATTTCTCTAAATCTCAGTATTTATTACAAATTGAGGAACCTGGAAGGCCTGTGCCCCAGGCCCTGCAGTCCTCATAAATTAGAGACTCACTGAGGTCATTAGAAAGCAGCCGGAGCTCAAGGCAGTCCAACAGACCTTTATAACTTGACCTTCAGCCAGAAGACGGGGTGGGAGTGGAAACCAGAACAAAGCCTGCCTTCAGCGCGCTTACAGTCCCGGCCGGTgagcagaagggagggaggggagtaaAGGACGCACAGATTTCGTGGAGGGCCCTCGCTGGTGACCTGACGCCAAGGGTCTGGTGAAGGGAGAGCCAGACCGGAGTTAGCAAGACGGCACGGATCGACCCAGCCCCGAGAGGAGACAGCGGCCCAGGAATCGATCACGGGTTGGAATTATATTTAGTCTGGAGATCTATTTTGGGTTTTCAGAGGAAAagggggacaaaaaaaaaaaaggacaagtcGGATGAAGGTTGTGGGGGCGGGGCTAGGAGCCGAGCCCGGGAGGATCGAGCGGCCGAGGAAGGCGCCGGCTCCGGAAGAGGCGAGCAGGGAGGACCGGGAGCCGGCCCCCGCGAAGGCTGGCGGGGCGGGCCCTACGCCGGCCCCGGGCCccgggcctgggggcggggggctggcaCCGCCTCCCGAAGGCCACGGGGGTCCAGGGCCGCGGAAAggcctgggggtgaggggtgggggagagcggGGACTCAGCGAGCGGGGCCTGAGCTCTAGGGGTAAGGAAGCTGGAGAAGGCGAGGGAGCCGGTCCGGGGGCTCGGGCGCTGGCACTCACCGACCCCGGGGAGGCAGAGGCAGGCGGCCGTCTCCGCACCGGATCCGAGCCGGGAGGGCGAGGCGAGGCGCCGCGGAGGACCGAAGCGAgcgagcaggaggaggagggagcgaGGAAGGGACCCGGGGGGAAACCCGAGGGGAGGAAAAAGGAGGAAGACAAagaaggggagagaagggaggcgAGGTGAGCGGGAGACAAAAGGCGGAGCGGAGGAGACGGAAGGCCGAGGCGAGCGGGCGCGGCGGCTTGGAGacgcagggaggaggaggaagggcgaGGAGGGGCGCGGAGCCGCGGGGAGGGCCGCGCGGCGCCGGCCGGCCGGCCTACGAGCTGAGAGGCATTAATGGGCGGCAGCTTGCGCGGCTTAGCGCTGTTTTCCTAGCAGTGCCCGCCGAGGCCTGCAATCTGTCAGCGCAGGCCCAGGTGCCAGCGCGGCGCCGCGGGCGCGGAACCCGACCGGGAAGGGGCGGCCGCACCTTGGACAGCGGCTCCCCGGACGGGCTGAGGTCCAGGAGGCGGGGGccggggggagggtgggggcgcACCGGGCCCCGCCCGGCGCCCGGGGGCTGCAGGGAGACGCGGCGCCGGGAGCGTGGCCGGGCCGCGAGGGGGACACCTGGGGGGGCGCAGGCCCGGGGTCCTGCCCGCGCTCACAGTGAACCTCCTTCTGCTCTGTTCTGTTCCTCGCCAGATACTGGGAGGATTTCCACAGCTGCACAGTCACAGCCCTTACGGATTGCCAAGAAGGGGCGAAAGATATGTGGGATAAACtgagaaaagaatccaaaaatctCAACATCCAAGGCAGCTTATTCGAACTCTGCGGCGGCGGCAACGGGGCGGCGGGGCCCCTGCTCCCAGCGCTGCCCGTGCTCCTGGTGTCTCTCTCGGCAGCTTTAGCGACCTGGCTTTCCTTCTGAGCGCCGGGCCGGCTCCCCCCGCGCGCGCCCGCACTCACGCCATGCTCCCGGAAACCGAGAGGAAGATCCATGCGTTCTTTGGGGACGTTGTGATTCTCTGTGATGCTGAAAACCCTCATATGGGAATTGTGGGAAATCCtgattctctttctgatttcgTTTGGTTCCTTGTGTTCCATTTGCCAAATGTTACCGATCAGTGAGCACGCGAGCACAGCCAAAATCGGACCTCAGCTTCAGTCCGTCCTCACACAGAAACACGAAAACGGCAAACCcaccccattctttttttttcttttttttaatttttatttttttggcacaAGAATCTCAGGAACGGCCCTGGGCCGCCTACTATATTAATCATGTGAATACATGACCAATGATGGGCTCCTCCTAAcaggaaagaggagaggagaaggccAGGGGAATGCATTGAAGAGAGCAGCATCTCGTGAATAATTCACGCTCACTGTCTTTCTAACACAGAATCTTGTTTTGATCATTTCCACTGCACATTTCTCCTCGAGAAAAGTGAAAGGACAGATGGTTGGCCTTGTGTTTCGAGGCtaggatggggagagggaaggagttgAGGAAACCTCGGGTCAGAGGTACAGGCTGCCAGAAGCAACGCTGCTGAAGTCACTGAGAGGTTAAGCTTTACCTGCTCGTTGATGCATCTTTCGAAGTCCACTGCCTTGGTTTTCCCTCTTGTTTTAGCTGTTCCACATACGGTAATACCTGAATATCCAACGGTATAGATCACAAGGGGGGGATGTTAAATGTTAATCtaaaatatagttaaaaaaagattttgacataaaagagccttgattttaaaaaaaaaagagagatgtaatttaaaaagtttattataaattaaattcagcaaaaaaaaaagatttgctaCAAAGTATAGagaagtataaaataaaagttattgtTTGAAATAGGGGTGTCCTCTGTTTCCTGCCCCAAGCCTGCTTTCTTGGCCGAGTTCTCTCGGGGTTCCCTGGAGGGACACAGGATGCCAGGTGGTAAATTCACCACCAGCTCACCAGTCACCTGATAACCTACCGTCCTCAAGCCTTGGGTTACCAGAACATCTTGCCACGTCCCTGAAATCGTGTTCGCTTAAGAGAAAGGGGAAGCTATATTTTACTTCTGTAAGCCAAAAGGCAGGGGTCCGTCCTAGCGGAGGTTTGAGGGCGCTGGCGTTGCGCGCCTCTGAGAACGCACACGCGGACCCACGCGGGTCGAAAGCAAGCACCTGCTTGCGGGCCGAGCCCTGCTCGCGACTCGCCGCTTCCTCTGCGGTGGCCGGAGGCAGCTCTCGGAGGAACCACCATTAAGGGCTCCAGCGGAGGGGCCAGAGGCGTCGTCCCTGGCAGGGATCGGGCGAGTCCTTTCATAATTAATAAGACAGCTCAGCTGAAACGGCGAGGGCCCCATCGATCCGGCCGGCGAGCTGCTTCCACCTCTCCTATTTTTGGCCTGCGTGGCCTCACGGAGAAATAACGGCCCGCGAGTAAACGCGGCGGAGCAGCCCCGGGTCCGGGACGGCCGGAGGAGAGCAGGCTGCGGGAGGCAGAGCCGAATGTGGGCCCCCGGGTTCCGGGGCGACGAAGTCGGATTTCCTGGACAAagtgagggtggaggtgggggtgggcgcGGATGCTGGAGGACCGCGAGGGAGGCTGCGGAGGCGGCCGCGGGTACCCGCGCCGGCtcctcgggggggggggggggcgcgggggcCCTGAAATGCAATGTGTAAACAATCGCTGGAGTAACCGTTCATAAATCAAACCCAGTGGGTCGCAGCGCAATCTGCATTCCCCCCACGGATTGCATTCCAGCAACACATGCGCCCCTGCGCCCGGAGCGCTGGGAAGCGGCGAGGATTCTGAACGGCGGCATCTATTAGCGCGGCCGGTCCACGCACGCGCCGCGCCCTCCCCTGCGGGGAACAGTCCTCCGCCGCCTGCCCAACCAGCCCGCTCCCCTGCCCAGCCCTAGTCTCAGGCCAAACCCATGGAGATCTAGCTGCCTGCGCGCAGTGGTCACCCACCGAGGAACTCTGGTTGTTTGGCAAAATAGACTTTGGTTCTAGTCTTTTCAATGGAAATTTTCGGTCTCGGTATAAAAGGCAAGATTCTAACCTGAGCTCAGCGCCTGGAATTCAAATTAAAATGTCTGAGCCTGTTTTAAATACGAATCTACTTAatgagggagggtgggaggaaaagaaagagggtTTACACCGGCCATTCTTGCTGTGACATCTTCCCTCATAGTCATGCCTTTTGCTGCCCCCTAAACGGGGGCGAACCCGCGCGCACCACTGGGCCCCTTGCTCGCCAAAGGAAAACGCACGCGGCGTTCTCCCCGGGCTTGAAGGGACCGGGGCAGGGGGGAGACCCCCGGGACACAAGGAAGACGCCCCTCCCCGCCACGGCGCGGGCTTCCCCCCTGGGAATCGACCTCCTCCGCGGTCTGGAAGGAGGCGAGGCGGAGGGAGGGGGCTCCGTCGCCCTCGTCTCCAGGATCTGGTGTTCCTGCGGCCTCCCAGGCCGGGCTGCCCTCGAAGGAGGCGGGTCTCGGATCGTCCCGGGACTCCCTCGCCCTGCCCCAGGCCGTGGGCCCAGCTCACGTGCTCCTGGATGGAGCCCAGGGTCGCGGGGCGCACCGGACGGGTTGGAGGCCATTCCTGCTAGTTGCAGTGATTGTTCAGTTATCATCACGCCGTCTTCGACTGTAATTTGCTTAACCTTGATGACATCTCCATATGTTAGCTGGTGTTAcgttgggttttttttaaaaagcagcatcaTCGCAGTAAGCCCTGATCCCAGCTCAGGGAGGTATTAACCAAGGTGAGCCGAAAGTCAGTCCCAAAGcggagagggggtggggtggggggctgaggaGTGAAGATCAAGCAGGAGGGGGATGGGGTCTACCATGCCGACCAGCTGGGGCTGGCTGCCAGCCCTGGAGGACCTGGGACAGCGGAAGGGGCCTCCTGCACTCCACCCTCTGCCCAAGTAGACTCAAGAAACAGGAGTCCGCCCACCTGAGTGTGACGCTTGATTATCCTCAGGAAAACCTCAGAGAGGCCCGCTCCAGAGTCCCCGCTCAGCCCCGGGCCCTTGGGAGGTGGACGTCCGGGGGGCGCAGAGGAGACATGCAAGGAAAGGAGAAGGCCGAGGGAGTGCAAAATGAGGACCCAGGCCTGGGAGAAAAACGGGGAAGCCTGACCCAGGAGTAGGGAGagtggaggggctgggggaggcagtcGCCTTGGGCTGCAGACCCCAGAGCTGTGGGCCAGAGGCAGGGATACAGATGAGCCTGCCGCCTGTTCTCATTCAGGACCCTCCGAAAAGCGAATCCGCACGAGGCTCCCCACGGAGATTTTCTTTCTGTGTATCTGGAAATCCTTTCATGCTGACGGATTCTGGGCTGGAGAGGCGAGCGGCCActcggaggggcggggcgggctgAGCTCAAGCTCCGGGAGTCCAGAGTCCGTTGGATGGATGGCGGAGACAGAGAGGCCTTTTCTCCCTCCCCAAACTCCCTCCAAGCCCGGCAGAGTTGCTTCCGGAAGGTCTTcggccctcttctctctctcccactccccgccccccacaaGGGGCTCCATCCTGGCAGGACCAGCTGGGCACCTGTGGTCCCCGCTCTGTCCCCCAGGACCTGAGGGAGGAGGGCTCCGGGCCACCGCTTCCTTCCCAACACCCACCAAAGGAGATCAAAGGACTGTGGCCCTCACCCCTCGCCCCTGGTGTGGAAACAAAGTGGTAGGCGGGAGCCGTGCGCACACTTGCTGTGGAACTCTCCCAGGAGTCCCTGGTGGCTGCTGTCCACTCCTGCCCAGGCCTGCATGGCAGGGAACCATGTAATGATGTAGGTTGGAGTTTTCCCGGAAGGAGAAGAACAGCATCTCCTGGGACCATGGCAGTCTGGGTACCAAATCCAAATGCCGGAATGAAAAAAACTGGGCCGACAGAGAACggacttgtgattgccaaggatGGAGGGGCAGGCGGGGCGGAGTGGGGTGGAGGGATGGACTGGAGgtttgggatgagcagatgcaagctattacatacaggatggataaacaacgagGTCCTTCTGTacaacacaggaaactatattcaatatcctgtgataaaccattgTGGAAAGAATATGATAatgaacacatacatacatatatatctgaatcacttcactgtacagcagtaacacattataaatcaactctacgtcaataaaatgaaatttaaaaaaataaatagaatgaaccgggaagaaagaaaaaagaaactgggaGCAGTGCTGCCTAGCTGGACTAAGGCAATGTCCCCCACTCAGCCCTGGTTCagggaaggaaggacagggaCAAGGAGGAGTGTAAACCCTGCATCCAGATTCTCACCCTGGAGGGACAGGCCTTCAGGGAGCCAGAAGACCTCCGTTACCAGCCACATAACCAAGGGGGGGTTCCTTAACCCCtccagacctcagtttccttggggatggtcatACCTCCCTCATGGGGTTGTACTTTGTCTCAAATGTGGTGACGTAGATGAAGCACTTTCCTACTACATGCCTCTTACCTACCGTTGGATGTTATTATTCTCGTTTACTCCTGCCTCCACATGGGCTTAACTCCATGGTCTTAATGACTTCTTTAAAATAATCTGGAGTGGAGAACTTCATTACGACCTTTAATACTATGAGGCAGATTTCCTTTatagtgctgtgtgtgtgtgcacgctcagtcatgtctgatgcttcgtgaccgcatggactgtagcccaccaggctcctctgtccatgggatcctccaggcaagaatactggagtgggttgccgtttccttctccaggggatcttctcaacccaggggtgtaactcacgtctcctgcattggcaggcatgttccttgccactgagccccctgggaagccccttcctttaTAGGCCAGCAACTTGATTTCCTCTTGCTACAGGCTACCCAGTGCTCCAGCCCACTCTGGTCTTCTCAGGAAGCTCTCCAGAAGCTCTCCATAAGCTTCCTGAGTTGTCAGCCTCTGGACAGGGTCTGTGTCCTAGACCCTACGCCGCCCCACCTGGCGTGGGAGCCCAggccagccccctgcccctcacTGCTTTCCAACCCTCAATCTGGGGTCCCCAGTTCTTGCCACACTAAAGGGTCTGCTCCAGAAGCCTCCCCCACAGCTTCCCTCCCCATCTTTACCCCTGCCCCCTCACCATTTATATTAAACCACTCTCTCAAAATTAAACCAGAAAAAGGAATTCATTCCTTGTAATCAGCCATGTAACACAGTGCTACACAGAGCCAAAAATATTAACCCACCTTGCACTAATGTTAACAAACATGTGTATTCTCATACACCTCTCTCCAGCTCGTGAAAACACATCCTGACATATACTCATGTGGAGGGTgggcttctttttcacttttacagAATTATGATATATTTCTCTTCTACTAGTCCTTCAAGATCAACAGCTAAACCTATAGCTCCTTTTAAATAGTTATACAATGTTTCTTAGACAATTAtttataacaaacaaacaaattatttataacaaacaaaataatttattttatttccacccatcaatggacattcaggcttttccagttttatttgtgTGTCCTACAAATATTGTCATAATAAAGATTCCTGTTGGAACAACATTGCTTactagtatttttatttcttcagtagatCAGATTCCCCCCAAATTTGGATTGCTGAACAAGAAGGTATgtatgtgtctttattttttatttttaaatgtgtatgtccttttaatttttttaacgtTGGATTACATTCCCAAAGAGTATATGGCTCGTTTgcccacatcctcatcaacactacATGTTAACACTTTTTTGGTTCTGTCAATGCAGTAGGTAACTGGTGGCTTTCTGGAGGCCACACTTCGCAGCCCTGCATTGGGTGCTCTGGGCCCCCTCTGCCTTGGTTGCCTCCACCATCACCCAACTGGTGGGAAAGGTCCAGCTAAACTGTGTCCTCCCTCTAGCAAGGGCAGAGTCAGGCCTAATTATTCCTGGAAACCCCTGACTTTCTCGTTAATCTAATAGGCATACCTCCTGGAGCCAGGGCGGGGGGGTTACCTGCAGCACCTGGCCAGGGACCAAGGGCAGCTGGAGTGGGGACTCAGCCTCTTCCACTAAGGCATGCCCCCCGGGGCTCCGTGGGCCAGTGCTGTGGCTGGAGCCCCTGGCCTGtatgggtggagagggagaaagggaggcgTCCCCGAAATGACAGCTGAACTCTTTTCTATCCAATGAGGCCAATTGGGAGCAACCAGGAGGATGGGGCTACAGAGACCCGGATTACACGGTCTCTTGTCTCTTCCCCACTTACTCTGTTTCACTCCTTAAAAAAATCTAACTTACATTCAGGGAGAACATACTACACGCTAACCATTATGCTAAAGCTTTGCCAACATCATCCCATTTTTGCACTAATTTCTGTAGGAAATTGCATTctcttcactttacagatgaggaacagGTTTAGAGAGAGGTTAGAAATTGGCCCCAAATCAGCAGGCAGAGCTAAAATGTGAGCATTCATCTGTTTCGGGAACCTGTTTTAAGACTTCGCTTTGCTGTTTCTATTACTATTTTGAGCCAAAAGAGAAATAGATAgcacaagtttaaaaaaaaaaaaaaaaggaaagaaaagaaagaaagaaacaggagtTCTATGATAGGGAGAATAATGACCTTGAAAAGAGTTCTAATTCTTGGATCCTGTGAATGTTAGTTGCATGGCAGAAGAAAGTAAATGCTGCAGACTGACGTAGGTTGCTAATGGGTTGACTTCAAAATAGGGAGGTTAGCCTGGGTTGCCCCTGAGGACCCAATACTACCATGAGGGTTCTTTGAAGTAGAAGAGGGCAGGGTCAGGAGATGTAGGAAGGCCTCCATTTACCTTTGCTGACTTTGAGGTTGGAGGAAAGTgcccacaagccaaggaaccTGAGCAGCCTCTGGAAAGTGgagaaggcaaggaaacagattttctCCCAGAGTCTTCAGAAAGTCATGCAATCCAGTGAGGTTAGCCCAGTGAAATCCATGTCAGACTTCTGACCCTCAGCACTAACTCTGAGATTAGAGATTTgcattgtttaagccaccaagtttatgGTAATGTGCCCCAGCTGCAAACAGAAAAGTCATACAAATTCTAATTTGGGGGgactttatttcaatttttttatttgcattgttgATTCACAATGATAGTTTCAGTTGAACAGcaaggggactcagccatatgtatacatgtatccattctcccccaaactcccctcccatccaataCAAATCTGATTTTTTAGGTTACAGATATCCAGAGAACGCTTGCTGGGGTCTGCTCAGGGCCCTTCTTTGAGTTTTGGGGGGTATGTGGGGATGGGATGGTGGAAGCCTGGGGGAAGTGGCACATGTGAAGGAAAGAAGACTTTAGGGACCAAGTTTCAAaggacaagcaaacaaaaacttgcTGACATTTTACCACGTGTTGGCATAGAAGCTTTACCTTCTCCTCCGTTTTGTGTCCCTTTTAGCTGCAAAAGCCTTCTTTTCCTCTGGGAATTTCAGAGACAGGCAGGTGAGTTACTAGGTTCTGTACCAGCCGCTCATGGGCCTGCTCGGGTATGAGAAGTTCATGTACAGAGATAGATGGTTTGATGGGACTTCAGTGAAATGAATGTATCACCAGGTGGTTATTCTCTTGATAAATCACAGCATCTAATTTTA
Proteins encoded in this window:
- the NRN1 gene encoding neuritin, which translates into the protein MGLKLNGRYISLILAVQIAYLVEAVRAAGKCDAVFKGFSDCLLKLGDSMANYPQGLDDKTNIKTVCTYWEDFHSCTVTALTDCQEGAKDMWDKLRKESKNLNIQGSLFELCGGGNGAAGPLLPALPVLLVSLSAALATWLSF